The following proteins come from a genomic window of Gossypium raimondii isolate GPD5lz chromosome 5, ASM2569854v1, whole genome shotgun sequence:
- the LOC105770885 gene encoding cytokinin riboside 5'-monophosphate phosphoribohydrolase LOG1, with translation MEGDMEMKPSKFKRICVFCGSSPGRKSSYKEATIELGRELVSRNIDLVYGGGSIGLMGLISQAVFDGGRHVIGVIPKTLMPREITGETVGEVKAVADMHQRKAEMARQSDAFIALPGGYGTLEELLEVITWAQLGIHDKPVGLLNVDGYYNSLLSFIDKAVEEGFISPNARHIIVSAPTAKELVENMEEYEPQHERVASKLNWEMEQLSYPAKCEISR, from the exons atggAGGGAGATATGGAAATGAAACCATCCAAGTTCAAGAGAATTTGTGTCTTCTGTGGGAGCAGCCCTGGAAGGAAGAGCAGTTATAAAGAAGCTACTATTGAGCTTGGCAGGGAACTG GTTTCGAGAAACATTGATCTGGTCTATGGAGGAGGTAGTATTGGATTAATGGGTTTGATTTCTCAAGCAGTTTTCGATGGTGGCCGCCATGTCATTGG AGTGATTCCCAAGACACTTATGCCAAGAGAG ATAACTGGAGAAACAGTGGGGGAAGTTAAGGCAGTAGCAGACATGCACCAAAGAAAAGCAGAGATGGCTAGACAATCTGATGCCTTCATTGCCTTACCTG GTGGCTATGGAACTCTTGAAGAACTTCTGGAAGTCATAACCTGGGCCCAACTTGGAATCCACGATAAACCg GTGGGATTGTTGAATGTGGATGGATACTACAATTCGTTGTTGTCATTTATTGACAAAGCAGTGGAAGAAGGTTTCATCAGTCCCAATGCTCGCCATATCATAGTGTCGGCTCCCACTGCAAAAGAATTGGTCGAAAACATGGAG GAGTATGAACCACAGCATGAAAGAGTTGCTTCGAAGCTAAATTGGGAGATGGAACAGTTAAGCTATCCAGCAAAATGTGAAATCTCTAGGTGA